The following coding sequences lie in one Microbacterium sp. XT11 genomic window:
- the rpsL gene encoding 30S ribosomal protein S12, whose translation MPTIQQLVRKGRTPKVSKTKAPALKANPQQAGVCTRVYTTTPKKPNSAMRKVARVKLRNGTEVTAYIPGEGHNLQEHSLVLVRGGRVKDLPGVRYKIVRGALDTQAVKNRKQARSRYGAKKG comes from the coding sequence GTGCCAACCATTCAGCAGTTGGTTCGCAAGGGTCGTACGCCCAAGGTCTCGAAGACCAAGGCACCCGCCCTGAAGGCGAACCCGCAGCAGGCCGGGGTCTGCACCCGCGTCTACACCACCACCCCGAAGAAGCCGAACTCGGCGATGCGCAAGGTCGCACGTGTGAAGCTCCGCAACGGCACCGAGGTCACCGCGTACATCCCCGGTGAGGGCCACAACCTGCAGGAGCACTCGCTGGTGCTCGTCCGCGGTGGCCGTGTGAAGGACCTCCCCGGTGTCCGCTACAAGATCGTCCGTGGCGCCCTGGACACCCAGGCCGTCAAGAACCGTAAGCAGGCTCGCAGCCGCTACGGCGCGAAGAAGGGCTGA
- a CDS encoding spermidine/putrescine ABC transporter substrate-binding protein, translating into MERSLETQVDQAVEAWLRWVPRWEPATHRGRVAPCRRCLGSPILSAAGIGANTPHGVQHGLSTRIKTIVDHAVAEYTARNLPMLQRELDQQAARNRARSYRPTEDLDPEFDGLPLDPDPVPGAPFLFTIAGLADESAAELPPLPPLSDEAKIALRQEVALADEYANMIGREICGILLRHRLAIQAAIAQHVEPQIEALLAELTESLDSPFDPDMP; encoded by the coding sequence GTGGAGCGCTCGCTGGAGACGCAGGTCGACCAGGCCGTCGAGGCCTGGCTGCGCTGGGTGCCGCGCTGGGAGCCGGCCACCCACCGCGGACGCGTCGCGCCGTGCCGGCGCTGTCTCGGGTCGCCCATCCTGTCTGCGGCGGGCATCGGCGCCAACACACCGCACGGCGTGCAGCACGGGCTGTCGACAAGGATCAAGACCATCGTCGATCACGCCGTGGCCGAGTACACGGCTCGCAACCTGCCGATGCTGCAGCGAGAGCTCGATCAGCAGGCGGCCCGCAACCGTGCCCGCAGCTACCGGCCGACCGAAGACCTCGATCCCGAGTTCGACGGCCTGCCCCTCGACCCCGATCCGGTGCCCGGTGCGCCGTTCCTCTTCACGATCGCCGGCCTCGCCGACGAATCCGCCGCGGAGCTCCCGCCGCTGCCGCCCCTGAGCGACGAGGCCAAGATCGCCCTGCGCCAGGAGGTGGCGCTCGCCGACGAGTACGCGAACATGATCGGTCGCGAGATCTGCGGCATCCTGCTGCGTCATCGTCTCGCGATCCAGGCTGCGATCGCGCAGCACGTCGAACCGCAGATCGAGGCGCTGCTGGCCGAACTGACCGAGTCGCTCGACTCGCCGTTCGACCCCGACATGCCCTAG
- a CDS encoding ABC transporter: MSDPEAPRPEQPSDVNDVVDSANAGLDAAAAAGADVPGASAKPVDAADADAKSDVDPDLAAFEAAEREHPGTFSTPELNQALAADTADDQPATAAYDAASDRADAAPDRADAASDRADAAPVEHHESAMTDAAYAPPAADAETRAETRIVPSEPAPVEAAAAPTLLQQQPIFVQAPEPPRERGNRGTAGLIGLLATLAFAVLYLGTILGLGAIAGDVTGENIGDAALAPLTTWGFWVPVVVFFLGFWLLGAFINRGRWGLWVVFGIIVGVFAYGGYILGQLFEAPFWSLTTADGAELVNEQLLSPLAIAAFVFGRELTIWFGAWVARSGARKTELNAEAQREYERTLEAGPTLAR, translated from the coding sequence ATGAGTGACCCCGAGGCTCCCCGGCCCGAGCAGCCGTCCGACGTGAACGACGTCGTCGACAGCGCGAACGCTGGACTCGATGCCGCCGCAGCGGCGGGTGCAGACGTCCCCGGTGCGTCCGCGAAGCCCGTCGACGCGGCGGACGCGGACGCGAAGAGCGACGTCGACCCCGACCTCGCGGCATTTGAAGCGGCAGAGCGCGAGCACCCCGGCACGTTCTCGACACCTGAGCTGAACCAGGCCCTCGCCGCCGATACGGCGGACGACCAGCCTGCGACCGCCGCGTACGACGCGGCATCCGACCGTGCCGACGCGGCACCCGACCGTGCCGACGCGGCATCCGACCGTGCCGACGCGGCACCCGTCGAGCACCACGAGTCGGCGATGACGGACGCGGCATACGCGCCTCCCGCGGCGGATGCCGAGACGCGCGCCGAGACCCGCATCGTGCCGTCCGAGCCTGCGCCGGTCGAGGCTGCGGCCGCTCCGACGCTGCTGCAGCAGCAGCCCATCTTCGTGCAGGCCCCAGAGCCTCCGCGGGAGCGCGGCAACCGCGGCACCGCCGGTCTCATCGGCCTGCTCGCGACGCTGGCCTTCGCCGTCCTGTACCTCGGCACGATCCTCGGCCTCGGCGCGATCGCCGGAGACGTGACCGGTGAGAACATCGGCGATGCCGCGCTCGCGCCGCTGACGACCTGGGGCTTCTGGGTGCCCGTCGTCGTGTTCTTCCTCGGGTTCTGGCTGCTCGGCGCGTTCATCAACCGCGGACGCTGGGGCCTCTGGGTCGTGTTCGGCATCATCGTGGGCGTCTTCGCGTACGGCGGCTACATCCTCGGCCAGCTCTTCGAGGCGCCGTTCTGGTCGCTGACCACCGCCGACGGCGCGGAACTCGTGAACGAGCAGCTGCTGTCGCCGCTCGCGATCGCCGCGTTCGTGTTCGGCCGGGAGCTGACCATCTGGTTCGGTGCGTGGGTCGCTCGCAGCGGTGCCCGCAAGACCGAGCTCAACGCCGAGGCGCAGCGCGAGTACGAGCGCACCCTCGAAGCCGGGCCGACGCTGGCGAGGTAA